One stretch of Streptomyces sp. 135 DNA includes these proteins:
- a CDS encoding DUF177 domain-containing protein, translating into MCRIGAAALPLDFQDSKAGKALSTRLDHRNPLVFDTHELGRRPGAMQRLTREIEAPGSPALGIEGVIGVPQGAPVQLEIRLESVMEGVLVTGTARASAEGECVRCLEPLELELAADFQEMFSYPDADDRGRAAEPADDAEDDEDRLFLEDGMFDLEPVLRDAVVLALPMQPVCQDDCPGLCSQCGVRLADDPDHHHDAVDIRWAALQGLAGTIQDGEKDEMSGAEAEAGVDEKQEK; encoded by the coding sequence ATGTGCCGCATCGGTGCGGCGGCCCTTCCTTTGGACTTCCAGGATTCGAAAGCAGGAAAAGCTCTGAGCACGCGCCTTGATCACCGAAACCCCCTCGTGTTCGACACACACGAGCTGGGTCGGCGTCCTGGTGCCATGCAGCGGCTGACCCGCGAGATCGAGGCGCCCGGCTCGCCGGCCCTCGGCATCGAAGGGGTCATCGGAGTGCCGCAGGGCGCCCCCGTCCAGCTGGAGATCCGTCTGGAGTCGGTCATGGAAGGGGTGCTTGTCACAGGCACCGCCCGTGCATCGGCCGAGGGGGAGTGCGTAAGGTGTCTGGAGCCGCTCGAGCTGGAGCTCGCAGCGGATTTCCAGGAGATGTTCTCGTACCCTGACGCCGACGACCGGGGCCGCGCAGCGGAACCGGCCGACGACGCCGAGGACGATGAGGACAGGCTCTTTCTCGAGGACGGCATGTTCGACCTCGAGCCTGTGCTGCGTGATGCGGTGGTGCTCGCACTGCCGATGCAGCCGGTGTGCCAGGACGACTGTCCGGGCCTGTGCTCCCAGTGCGGGGTACGGCTCGCGGACGACCCGGACCACCACCATGACGCCGTCGACATCCGTTGGGCGGCACTGCAGGGACTCGCTGGCACCATCCAGGACGGCGAGAAGGACGAGATGAGCGGCGCCGAAGCGGAAGCGGGCGTCGACGAGAAGCAGGAGAAGTAG
- the rpmF gene encoding 50S ribosomal protein L32, translating to MAVPKRKMSRSNTRHRRSQWKAAVPTLVSCERCQEPKQQHIACPSCGTYNKRQVLEV from the coding sequence GTGGCTGTTCCGAAGCGGAAGATGTCGCGCAGCAACACGCGCCACCGCCGGTCGCAGTGGAAGGCTGCGGTCCCCACCCTGGTTTCGTGTGAGCGTTGCCAGGAGCCCAAGCAGCAGCACATCGCGTGCCCGAGCTGCGGCACCTACAACAAGCGCCAGGTCCTCGAGGTCTGA